One window from the genome of Eublepharis macularius isolate TG4126 chromosome 15, MPM_Emac_v1.0, whole genome shotgun sequence encodes:
- the TGFB1 gene encoding transforming growth factor beta-1 proprotein, with product MVMLSVSKNGTRRSGSSLCAARSLGMRRATGWLFLLLLALECLCSAFALSTCKTVDMDLMKRKRIEAIRGQILSKLKLSSPPEVEEATTLSDEIVALYNITKDLIKEKVTEEPRETPQEEYYAKEVHMFKMLSSSHDSYGTQYKRNSHSIFFAFDLEQIRDALRNPDLLYRAELRMLRGSRLGSVTVQQRVELYQQQQFSSNTSFWEYLDGRTVTVTAEKEWLSFDVTTVLRLWLGSTETFGRFRLSSQCSCGETAGELKVDIEGTKSKRGDQESLSRTQKAPYLLVMAMPPERADQLQSHRRKRATPGIQYCSDSAEKNCCVQPLYIDFRKDLNWKWIHKPSGYYANFCMGPCPYLWSSDTQYSKVLSLYTQHNPSASASPCCVPDQLEPLGIVYYVGRGAKVEQLSNMVVKSCRCS from the exons ATGGTGATGCTGTCGGTTTCGAAAAACGGCACTAGGCGGAGTGGCAGCTCTCTGTGTGCAGCCAGGAGCCTTGGCATGCGGCGGGCCACGGGCtggctctttctcctgctgctcgccTTGGAGTGCCTCTGCTCCGCCTTCGCGCTCTCCACTTGCAAGACTGTGGACATGGACCTGATGAAGCGCAAGCGGATCGAGGCCATTCGGGGCCAGATCCTTAGTAAGCTCAAGCTGTCCAGTCCGCCCGAAGTGGAAGAGGCCACGACTTTGTCTGATGAGATTGTGGCACTTTACAATATCACCAAGGATTTGATCAAGGAAAAGGTCACGGAGGAGCCACGGGAGACTCCCCAAGAAGAATATTACGCCAAGGAAGTTCACATGTTCAAGATGCTGTCTTCGAGTCATG ACAGCTACGGAACACAGTACAAGAGGAACAGCCACAGTATCTTCTTCGCATTTGACCTGGAACAGATCCGGGATGCCCTCCGTAATCCGGACCTGCTGTACCGCGCCGAGCTGAGAATGCTGCGTGGTTCCAGACTGGGATCGGTGACTGTGCAGCAGCGGGTGGAGCTTTATCAG CAACAGCAGTTCTCTAGCAACACCTCCTTCTGGGAATACCTGGATGGGCGCACAGTCACTGTGACAGCAGAAAAGGAATGGCTTTCATTTGATGTCACCACTGTCCTTCGCCTCTGGCTTGGGAGCACCG AAACTTTCGGCAGGTTCCGTCTCAGCTCCCAGTGTTCCTGCGGAGAAACCGCTGGAGAACTGAAAGTGGACATAGAAG GCACCAAATCAAAGCGCGGAGACCAGGAGAGCCTCAGCCGCACTCAGAAAGCGCCCTACCTGCTCGTGATGGCGATGCCGCCCGAGCGCGCGGACCAGCTTCAAAGCCACCGGCGTAAGCGAGCCACGCCAGGCATCCAATACTGCAGCGA TTCAGCAGAGAAGAACTGTTGCGTGCAGCCTCTTTATATTGACTTCCGTAAGGATTTGAACTGGAAATGGATCCACAAGCCCAGCGGCTACTATGCCAACTTCTGCATGGGGCCATGCCCCTATCTCTGGAGTTCAGACACTCAGTACAGTAAG GTCCTTTCTCTGTACACTCAGCACAACCCTTCTGCTTCCGCCTCGCCTTGCTGTGTTCCGGATCAACTCGAGCCATTAGGAATCGTGTATTATGTGGGCCGCGGCGCCAAGGTGGAGCAGCTCTCCAACATGGTTGTCAAATCCTGCCGATGCAGCTGA